Proteins found in one Hevea brasiliensis isolate MT/VB/25A 57/8 chromosome 18, ASM3005281v1, whole genome shotgun sequence genomic segment:
- the LOC110651559 gene encoding 3-ketoacyl-CoA synthase 4 yields MSSQSTISSSAAAAAGGGGVQIKQSRRLPDFLQSVNLKYVKLGYHYLVSHLLTLCLIPLMAVIIVEASQLNPEDIHLLWLQLQYNLVIVIVCSVFVVFGCTVYIMTRPRSVYLVDYACYKPPSNLKVEFHRFMEHSKLTGDFDDSSLEFQRKILERSGLGEETYVPEAMHYIPPRPSMAAAREESEQVMFGALDNLFASTNIKPKDIGILVVNCSLFNPTPSLSAMIVNKYKLRGNILSFNLGGMGCSAGVIAIDLAKDLLQIHRNTCAVVVSTENITQNWYFGNKKSMLIPNCLFRVGGAAVLLSNRSTDKRRAKYKLVHVVRTHRGADDKAFRCVYQEQDDAGKTGVSLSKDLMAIAGGALKINITTLGPLVLPISEQLLFFATLVAKKMFNAKVKPYIPDFKLAFDHFCIHAGGRAVIDELEKNLQLLPVHVEASRMTLHRFGNTSSSSIWYELAYTEAKGRMRKGNRVWQIAFGSGFKCNSAVWEALRNVKPSTSNPWEDCIDRYPVQLVL; encoded by the coding sequence ATGAGCTCTCAATCGACTATATCATCCTCCGCCGCAGCCgctgctggtggtggtggtgttcaGATCAAGCAGTCCCGACGATTGCCTGATTTTCTACAGAGTGTGAATCTTAAATATGTGAAGTTGGGGTATCATTATCTTGTGAGTCATTTATTGACCCTCTGTTTGATCCCTTTAATGGCGGTCATTATCGTTGAAGCCTCTCAACTGAACCCGGAGGATATTCACCTACTCTGGCTCCAACTTCAATACAATCTTGTTATTGTCATTGTCTGCTCCGTTTTTGTTGTCTTTGGATGTACTGTGTATATTATGACTCGACCCAGATCAGTTTATCTCGTTGATTACGCTTGCTATAAGCCTCCATCTAATCTCAAGGTCGAGTTTCATCGGTTCATGGAGCATTCGAAGCTAACTGGCGATTTTGATGATTCCTCGTTGGAATTTCAGCGCAAGATTCTGGAGAGATCAGGCCTCGGCGAAGAGACTTATGTCCCTGAAGCTATGCATTACATTCCACCAAGGCCATCAATGGCAGCAGCAAGGGAAGAGTCAGAGCAGGTGATGTTTGGTGCGCTGGATAATCTCTTTGCCAGTACCAATATCAAACCTAAGGATATTGGTATTCTTGTTGTGAATTGCAGCTTGTTTAATCCTACTCCATCCCTTTCCGCCATGATTGTTAATAAGTATAAATTGAGGGGCAATATCTTGAGCTTCAATCTTGGGGGTATGGGGTGTAGTGCTGGGGTCATAGCTATTGATCTTGCTAAAGATTTGTTGCAAATTCATAGGAATACTTGTGCTGTTGTTGTGAGTACAGAGAATATTacacaaaattggtattttgggaACAAGAAGTCAATGTTGATACCAAATTGTTTGTTTAGAGTTGGTGGTGCTGCAGTTTTGCTCTCAAATAGATCCACAGATAAGAGGCGGGCTAAGTATAAGCTTGTTCATGTGGTTAGGACCCATCGTGGAGCTGATGATAAGGCGTTTAGGTGTGTTTATCAGGAGCAGGATGATGCTGGAAAAACTGGGGTTTCTTTGTCAAAAGATCTAATGGCAATTGCAGGTGGAGCACTCAAGATCAATATCACCACCTTGGGTCCTTTGGTTCTTCCAATAAGTGAGCAACTTTTGTTCTTCGCAACTTTGGTAGCCAAGAAAATGTTCAATGCGAAAGTGAAGCCTTACATCCCAGATTTTAAGCTTGCATTCGACCATTTTTGCATACATGCTGGGGGAAGAGCTGTGATCGATGAGCTTGAGAAGAATTTGCAACTTCTGCCCGTGCATGTTGAAGCATCGAGGATGACTCTGCATCGGTTTGGTAACACTTCATCAAGCTCTATTTGGTATGAATTGGCCTACACTGAAGCAAAGGGCAGGATGCGAAAGGGAAACCGTGTGTGGCAGATAGCTTTTGGAAGTGGTTTTAAGTGTAACAGTGCAGTGTGGGAGGCTCTGAGGAATGTTAAGCCCTCTACTAGTAatccatgggaagattgcattgaCCGGTATCCAGTGCAGTTAGTTCTGTAG